From a region of the Malania oleifera isolate guangnan ecotype guangnan chromosome 12, ASM2987363v1, whole genome shotgun sequence genome:
- the LOC131144278 gene encoding protein-tyrosine-phosphatase MKP1-like, translating to MLGEEDKERLSAGGGGARKTYLRSVSWTDGSPSNPNRRPLGSGKGRPCLPPLQPLSISRRSVEEWPNAGSDDLGIWPHPPTPRARVRPVTPLEDLELEQPPREFQFKKDKLAFFDKECSRIADHIYLGSDAVAKNREILRQNGITHVLNCVGFVCPEYFKSDLVYKTLWLQDSPSEDITSILYDVFDYFEDVREQGGRVLVHCCQGVSRSTSLVIAYLIWREGQSFEDAFQYVKAARGVTNPNMGFACQLLQCQKRVHALPASPSSVLRMYRMAPHSSYDPLHLVPKMLNHPTVASLDSRGSFIVHVPSAIYVWVGKKCNPVMSNNARAAAFQVIRYERAQGPIVSINEGEEPSEFWDALANAQILAGNSEKADDKEESLSSRTDKNAVPIPLMISARKVDKYDLDFEVFHKALAGGVVPPFPLSGTGSETCLPARENGWGRLRRKFANGSMKEFVMSSKLSLCTTQTSHTPDRIADTCDKVVNPVSPTDPPLRSTVSHGSPDSSTCFPNSPTDACKVVEHSAPFSDPFLSPKPACDSPNFFSYFPASSPKCSSKSPSLSPSTSDYSSSFTFSPSSSNWSDPSYLSSQPSPSGLESADLFSAKNASLAENACMTCKPNPPSYIEAFAANNGLRATNTCWSCKGPPPSIAERRGSNPPARMLLPSIDEASQAHRNMARSWSFSLPELHDDVMEDVDCIQFEREDFHEVNREEPMLDSSIFCANNSFLSGLKDKKESDVHFPSSETTSRVAATDIPVLYQWPTIDKVEIHCSSSLDSRSVYFMFAPNMNIGKDNPDVIYVWLGHDVSGEERLGQAVDHGGSYERSRVHWESVGHKFLNQMGLPMNASVQIVRQGKEPEQFLNHLKSLISGAG from the exons ATGTTAGGAGAAGAAGATAAGGAGAGGCTATCCGCCGGTGGTGGTGGCGCGCGGAAAACGTATTTACGGTCGGTTTCATGGACTGACGGATCACCTTCAAATCCTAACCGCAGGCCACTGGGAAGTGGTAAGGGGCGGCCCTGTCTGCCACCACTTCAGCCCCTTTCCATCTCCAGGCGGAGTGTAGAAGAGTGGCCTAATGCTGGGTCTGATGATCTCGGCATTTGGCCCCATCCTCCCACTCCTCGTGCAAGAGTTAGGCCGGTTACACCCCTTGAAGATTTGGAGTTAGAACAACCCCCACGAGAGTTTCAATTTAAGAAGGACAAGCTTGCTTTTTTTGACAAGGAATGTTCGAGAATTGCAGATCATATATATTTGGGAAGTGATGCTGTTGCCAAGAACCGTGAAATTCTCCGGCAAAATGGGATCACCCATGTGCTCAATTGTGTTGGTTTTGTTTGTCCAGAGTATTTCAAAAGTGATCTTGTCTACAAGACACTTTGGTTGCAAGATAGCCCATCTGAGGATATCACCAGTATTCTATATGATGTGTTCGATTATTTTGAAGATGTTCGGGAACAAGGTGGACGGGTTCTTGTCCATTGTTGCCAGGGAGTGTCACGATCAACTTCTCTTGTCATTGCATACCTCATTTGGAGAGAGGGCCAGAGCTTTGAAGATGCATTCCAATACGTGAAGGCAGCAAGGGGGGTGACTAATCCAAATATGGGTTTTGCTTGCCAACTTCTGCAGTGCCAGAAGCGTGTACATGCACTGCCTGCAAGCCCAAGTTCTGTTCTTAGGATGTATCGAATGGCCCCACACTCTTCTTATGATCCTCTCCATCTTGTGCCAAAAATGCTAAATCATCCAACTGTGGCTAGTCTTGACTCTCGTGGTTCATTCATTGTACATGTTCCGTCCGCTATATATGTATGGGTTGGGAAGAAATGTAACCCAGTTATGTCAAATAATGCAAGGGCTGCAGCATTTCAGGTTATCCGGTACGAAAGGGCTCAAGGTCCAATTGTGAGCATTAATGAAGGTGAAGAACCATCAGAATTTTGGGATGCTCTTGCCAATGCACAAATCTTAGCAGGTAATTCTGAAAAGGCAGATGACAAAGAGGAAAGTTTGTCTTCTAGAACTGATAAGAATGCTGTGCCAATTCCTCTGATGATTAGTGCAAGGAAGGTTGATAAATATGATCTTGATTTTGAAGTATTCCACAAGGCATTAGCTGGTGGAGTTGTTCCACCTTTTCCATTATCCGGAACTGGATCTGAAACTTGTCTACCTGCCAGGGAAAATGGGTGGGGTCGACTGAGACGGAAGTTTGCTAACGGCAGCATGAAAGAATTTGTTATGTCATCCAAACTGAGCCTTTGCACCACTCAAACCAGTCATACACCAGATAGGATTGCAGATACTTGTGACAAAGTTGTAAACCCTGTTTCTCCCACTGATCCTCCATTGCGATCAACAGTTTCCCATGGTTCACCAGATTCCTCCACCTGTTTCCCAAATAGCCCCACAGATGCTTGTAAAGTAGTGGAACACTCTGCTCCTTTTTCTGACCCATTTTTGTCGCCCAAGCCTGCTTGTGATTCACCAaattttttctcttattttccgGCCAGCAGCCCAAAGTGTAGCTCCAAGTCCCCTTCGCTATCACCTTCAACTTCTGATTACTCCAGTtcatttacattttcaccctCTTCTTCTAATTGGTCTGACCCTTCATACCTATCTTCACAACCTTCGCCATCTGGCTTGGAATCTGCAGATTTATTTTCTGCCAAGAATGCTTCATTAGCTGAAAATGCTTGCATGACTTGTAAACCAAACCCACCTTCATATATTGAGGCCTTTGCAGCTAATAATGGTTTGAGAGCAACAAATACTTGTTGGTCATGTAAAGGACCGCCACCCTCTATTGCGGAGCGCAGAGGGAGTAATCCTCCAGCTCGGATGTTGTTGCCTTCAATAGATGAAGCATCTCAAGCTCACAGGAATATGGCAAGATCGTGGTCGTTTTCACTACCTGAATTACATGATGATGTTATGGAGGATGTTGATTGCATCCAGTTTGAGCGTGAAGATTTTCATGAAGTGAATAGAGAAGAACCAATGTTAGACTCTAGCATCTTTTGTGCCAACAATAGTTTTCTAAGTGGACTTAAAGATAAGAAAGAGAGTGATGTTCACTTTCCATCAAGTGAGACAACCAGTAGAGTTGCAGCAACAGACATCCCAGTTCTGTACCAGTGGCCTACCATTGATAAAGTGGAGATTCATTGCTCTAGCAGCCTTGATTCTAGATCTGTGTATTTTATGTTTGCTCCAAATATGAATATTGGCAAAGATAATCCTGATGTTATCTACGTCTGGCTGGGGCATGATGTATCAGGTGAAGAAAGGTTGGGTCAAGCGGTTGACCATGGTGGTTCATATGAGCGCTCTCGTGTCCACTGGGAATCTGTTGGCCACAAGTTTCTCAATCAAATGGGATTGCCAATGAATGCCTCTGTACAG ATAGTGAGGCAAGGTAAAGAGCCAGAGCAGTTCCTGAACCATCTCAAGTCTCTCATTTCAGGAGCTGGATGA